The Brassica oleracea var. oleracea cultivar TO1000 chromosome C6, BOL, whole genome shotgun sequence genome includes a region encoding these proteins:
- the LOC106296557 gene encoding probable choline kinase 3 isoform X1, which yields MFRKAESFCRSFLQTSQNLRRDRKEIMGIGVLGLIPVSSPDSLKKVLQTLSGKWGDVVEDLERIQVKPMKGAMTNQVFMVNWPTKDNHFHHRKLLVRVYGDGVDLFFDRKDEIRTFEIVSRYGHGPRLLGRFAGGRIEEFIHARTLSTVDLRDQQLSALVAAKLREFHGIKVPGDGNVLLWDRMRNWLGQAKSLCTPEDSADFGLDNIEAEINLLEHELQYEYKQQEIGFCHNDLQYGNIMIDEDTNSITIIDYEYASYNPVAYDIANHFCEMAANYHSDTPHILDYSLYPGEEERRRFIHNYLRSSGEDPREEDIKQLLEDAEKYTLASHLFWGLWGIISGHVNKIIFDYAEYSRQRFKQYRLRKPQLLCSFTNKMYE from the exons ATGTTTCGTAAAGCAGAGAGCTTTTGTCGTAGCTTCTTACAGACATCACAGAACTTGCGGAGAGATAGAAAAGAAATAATGGGCATAGGAGTGTTGGGTTTGATCCCAGTTTCATCACCAGACAGTCTAAAGAAAGTACTTCAAACACTCTCGGGGAAATGGGGAGACGTAGTGGAAGATCTCGAGAGGATTCAGGTGAAACCCATGAAAGGTGCAATGACTAACCAAGTTTTCATGGTGAACTGGCCCACTAAGGATAACCATTTTCACCACAGGAAGCTTCTTGTTCGAGTTTATGGCGACGGAGTTGATCTCTTCTTCGACAGGAAAGACGAGATTCGTACGTTCGAGATTGTCTCTCGGTACGGTCACGGTCCTAGACTCCTTGGTCGGTTTGCCGGCGGTCGGATCGAGGAGTTTATCCATGCTCGG ACTTTATCGACCGTTGATCTACGTGATCAGCAATTATCTGCTCTCGTTGCGGCTAAGCTAAGGGAATTTCATGGTATAAAGGTTCCTGGTGATGGAAATGTACTACTTTGGGATAGGATGAG GAATTGGCTTGGACAAGCCAAGAGTCTGTGTACACCTGAAGATTCAGCAGATTTTGGTCTAGACAACATTGAAGCTGAGATCAACTTGCTGGAACATGAGCTGCAGTATGAGTATAAGCAGCAGGAGATTGGGTTTTGTCACAATGATTTGCAGTATGGTAACATCATGATTGATGAAGACACCAATTCCATTACTATCATT GACTACGAGTATGCTAGTTATAACCCAGTTGCATACGACATAGCAAATCACTTCTGTGAAATGGCTGCAAATTACCATTCTGACACTCCCCATATCTTGGATTACTCTCTGTACCCAG GAGAAGAAGAACGGAGGAGATTCATTCATAACTATCTCAGATCTTCAG GGGAGGACCCTAGAGAAGAAGACATAAAACAGCTCTTGGAAGATGCTGAGAAGTACACATTGGCAAGCCATCTCTTCTGGGGACTATGGGGAATCATCTCT GGACATGTGAACAAGATCATTTTTGATTACGCTGAGTACTCAAGACAGAGATTCAAACAGTACCGGCTTCGAAAACCCCAACTCTTGTGTTCCTTTACCAATAAGATGTATGAATAA
- the LOC106296557 gene encoding probable choline kinase 3 isoform X2: MGIGVLGLIPVSSPDSLKKVLQTLSGKWGDVVEDLERIQVKPMKGAMTNQVFMVNWPTKDNHFHHRKLLVRVYGDGVDLFFDRKDEIRTFEIVSRYGHGPRLLGRFAGGRIEEFIHARTLSTVDLRDQQLSALVAAKLREFHGIKVPGDGNVLLWDRMRNWLGQAKSLCTPEDSADFGLDNIEAEINLLEHELQYEYKQQEIGFCHNDLQYGNIMIDEDTNSITIIDYEYASYNPVAYDIANHFCEMAANYHSDTPHILDYSLYPGEEERRRFIHNYLRSSGEDPREEDIKQLLEDAEKYTLASHLFWGLWGIISGHVNKIIFDYAEYSRQRFKQYRLRKPQLLCSFTNKMYE; encoded by the exons ATGGGCATAGGAGTGTTGGGTTTGATCCCAGTTTCATCACCAGACAGTCTAAAGAAAGTACTTCAAACACTCTCGGGGAAATGGGGAGACGTAGTGGAAGATCTCGAGAGGATTCAGGTGAAACCCATGAAAGGTGCAATGACTAACCAAGTTTTCATGGTGAACTGGCCCACTAAGGATAACCATTTTCACCACAGGAAGCTTCTTGTTCGAGTTTATGGCGACGGAGTTGATCTCTTCTTCGACAGGAAAGACGAGATTCGTACGTTCGAGATTGTCTCTCGGTACGGTCACGGTCCTAGACTCCTTGGTCGGTTTGCCGGCGGTCGGATCGAGGAGTTTATCCATGCTCGG ACTTTATCGACCGTTGATCTACGTGATCAGCAATTATCTGCTCTCGTTGCGGCTAAGCTAAGGGAATTTCATGGTATAAAGGTTCCTGGTGATGGAAATGTACTACTTTGGGATAGGATGAG GAATTGGCTTGGACAAGCCAAGAGTCTGTGTACACCTGAAGATTCAGCAGATTTTGGTCTAGACAACATTGAAGCTGAGATCAACTTGCTGGAACATGAGCTGCAGTATGAGTATAAGCAGCAGGAGATTGGGTTTTGTCACAATGATTTGCAGTATGGTAACATCATGATTGATGAAGACACCAATTCCATTACTATCATT GACTACGAGTATGCTAGTTATAACCCAGTTGCATACGACATAGCAAATCACTTCTGTGAAATGGCTGCAAATTACCATTCTGACACTCCCCATATCTTGGATTACTCTCTGTACCCAG GAGAAGAAGAACGGAGGAGATTCATTCATAACTATCTCAGATCTTCAG GGGAGGACCCTAGAGAAGAAGACATAAAACAGCTCTTGGAAGATGCTGAGAAGTACACATTGGCAAGCCATCTCTTCTGGGGACTATGGGGAATCATCTCT GGACATGTGAACAAGATCATTTTTGATTACGCTGAGTACTCAAGACAGAGATTCAAACAGTACCGGCTTCGAAAACCCCAACTCTTGTGTTCCTTTACCAATAAGATGTATGAATAA